One part of the Anopheles coustani chromosome 2, idAnoCousDA_361_x.2, whole genome shotgun sequence genome encodes these proteins:
- the LOC131264437 gene encoding uncharacterized protein LOC131264437 yields MSAVPSCWSGEEARRKSTEEVGHLIKSNMTHKTERSLILLGLVLSNLVLCTWAFPQQHHQHTVTEQRKFAEKPNAIKKVALDDIEEIQTNQIQDGGFSWSNMLGLLMQMIFNGGGGGGGGNVPTKSDDIDNGVSSFGQSPWANVISVGLKIITTLLGGGGAGDGIDKVDNGGSPMQNVLAAVFTAMFGAKDPDQVNTMAKQAGEFINIVVNLLDALKTSFSHRSLTARSLGKKDVISDATVASLAMMKGYVRGTNQPEDRCMQKFLCEANSDCMSAIGGSSIFCQLGSYATSFILERQTGKAFDIFYEAGRNGRFGVDCRQLYLECNEV; encoded by the exons CAACATGACGCATAAAACGGAACGCAGCCTGATCCTACTGGGACTCGTGTTAAGTAACCTTGTGCTTTGCACCTGGGCTTTCCCGCAACAGCATCACCAACACACAGTGACCGAGCAGAGAAAGTTCGCGGAGAAGCCCAACGCCATCAAAAAGGTGGCGCTGGACGACATCGAGGAGATACAGACGAACCAGATACAGGACGGCGGTTTCTCCTGGTCCAACATGCTGGGCCTGCTGATGCAGATGATCTTcaacggtggcggcggtggtggtggtggcaacgTGCCGACCAAGTCGGATGACATCGACAACGGCGTGTCGTCGTTCGGCCAGTCGCCATGGGCCAACGTCATTTCGGTGGGGCTGAAGATCATCACCACGCTGCTCGGAGGCGGCGGCGCTGGGGACGGCATCGATAAGGTGGACAACGGTGGATCGCCGATGCAG AACGTTCTAGCTGCCGTATTCACAGCCATGTTTGGTGCCAAAGACCCCGACCAAGTTAATACGATGGCAAAACAGGCCGGTGAG TTCATTAACATTGTCGTGAACCTGCTCGATGCCCTGAAGACGTCGTTCTCTCACCGTTCTCTGACTGCCCGGAGCCTGGGAAAGAAAGATGTGATCAGCGACGCAACCGTTGCCAGCCTGGCCATGATGAAGGGCTACGTTCGCGGCACCAACCAGCCCGAAGATCGCTGCATGCAGAAGTTTCTTTGTGAGGCAAACAGCGACTGCATGAGCGCGATCGGTGGTTCCAGCATTTTCTGCCAGCTTGGATC CTATGCCACCAGCTTTATTCTTGAACGGCAAACGGGCAAGGCGTTTGACATCTTCTACGAAGCTGGACGAAACGGACGCTTCGGAGTGGATTGCCGACAGCTTTATCTGGAGTGTAACGAAGTTTAA